From a region of the Lactuca sativa cultivar Salinas chromosome 4, Lsat_Salinas_v11, whole genome shotgun sequence genome:
- the LOC111899686 gene encoding lipoyl synthase, mitochondrial has translation MHSRFKSLSRTLINSNLLSSISVRSFSSQIQHPQTLTELRHRLAAESPTLNDFIRLQSDEEYSVEVGTKKKPLPKPKWMKESIPGGEKYTHIKKKLRELKLHTVCEEAKCPNLGECWSGGETGTATATIMILGDTCTRGCRFCNVKTSKTPPPPDPNEPSNVAEAIASWGLEYVVITSVDRDDLSDQGSGHFAETVQKLKTLKPSMLIEALVPDFRGDVSCVEKVAKSGLDVFAHNIETVEELQSSVRDHRANFKQSLGVLMAAKDYAPPGTLTKTSVMLGCGETPDQVVATMEKVRAAGVDVMTFGQYMRPSKRHMAVSEYITPEAFEKYRLLGMEMGFRYVASGPMVRSSYKAGEFYIKSMIEKDRAASA, from the exons ATGCATTCTCGATTCAAATCTCTATCTCGAACCCTAATCAATTCGAATCTCCTTTCTTCAATCTCAGTTCGATCCTTCTCTTCTCAAATCCAACACCCACAAACCCTAACCGAGCTCCGCCACCGTCTCGCCGCCGAATCACCTACCTTAAACGACTTCATCCGTCTCCAATCCGATGAGGAGTATTCTGTTGAGGTTGGTACGAAGAAGAAACCCTTACCTAAGCCTAAATGGATGAAGGAATCGATCCCCGGTGGAGAAAAGTACACGCATATTAAAAAGAAGCTTAGGGAATTGAAACTTCATACGGTTTGTGAAGAAGCCAAATGTCCCAATTTGGGAGAGTGTTGGTCCGGTGGAGAAACTGGTACTGCTACCGCTACTATTATGATCCTCGGAGATACTTGTACTAGAGGCTGCAG ATTCTGCAATGTGAAGACTTCAAAGACCCCACCTCCTCCTGATCCAAATGAGCCTTCAAATGTTGCAGAGGCAATTGCTTCATGGGGTTTGGAGTATGTTGTAATTACCAGTGTTGATCGTGATGATTTATCTGATCAAGGAAGTGGCCATTTTGCTGAAACTGTTCAGAAGTTAAAGACATTGAAACCTAGTATGCTGATAGAAGCCTTGG TTCCTGATTTCCGAGGAGACGTGTCATGTGTTGAGAAAGTTGCAAAATCAGGACTTGATGTATTTGCTCATAACATTGAAACAGTGGAAGAGCTTCAAAGCTCAGTAAGAGATCACAGGGCTAATTTCAAGCAATCTTTGGGTGTTTTAATGGCAGCTAAAGACTATGCTCCACCAGGAACACTTACAAAAACATCAGTGATGTTGGGTTGTGGGGAAACACCAGATCAAGTGGTGGCTACAATGGAGAAAGTTAGGGCTGCAGGTGTTGATGTCATGACATTTGGCCAATACATGCGTCCTTCAAAGCGCCACATGGCAGTTTCTGAGTATATAACACCCGAAGCTTTTGAGAAATATCGATTACTTGGCATGGAAATG GGATTTCGATATGTGGCATCGGGTCCTATGGTGAGGTCATCATACAAAGCAGGGGAGTTTTACATCAAGTCGATGATAGAGAAAGATCGTGCAGCATCTGCATAA
- the LOC111899685 gene encoding uncharacterized protein LOC111899685, with amino-acid sequence MGCCLGTTAANHRQPDKSKLKTEPRPASHSPPPAFEEETVKEVLSETPIVPKTPPTVIVDRPQTLQSEERSAVDLTKKPSEEVQENVSEMSEMYSYSESFSAATTATVADAKKDEIEMDDEGEVTQKVKIRSPPAKRVVRKRPMVTSGELAGKKERITRPAARRQMAPSPEKKRQSPSRTTTNVQRQRNVGQPNDARREVTARRSRSPAVRGEAGQRRKVRDRSPAEKSSDVIPVNTVESEEKSTVEKADDGAASPEPQTTESLENPLVSLECFIFL; translated from the coding sequence ATGGGTTGCTGTCTAGGCACCACCGCCGCAAACCACCGTCAACCGGATAAATCCAAGCTCAAAACAGAGCCTCGACCAGCTTCCCACTCTCCTCCGCCGGCATTCGAAGAAGAGACGGTAAAGGAAGTCCTTTCTGAAACCCCCATCGTCCCCAAAACTCCACCGACAGTCATCGTAGACCGCCCACAGACTCTTCAATCGGAGGAACGCAGCGCCGTTGATTTAACCAAAAAACCATCAGAGGAAGTTCAAGAAAATGTTTCCGAGATGTCGGAGATGTATAGTTACAGTGAGAGCTTCTCTGCTGCAACAACGGCGACGGTGGCGGATGCTAAGAAAGACGAAATCGAGATGGACGACGAAGGTGAAGTCACCCAGAAAGTGAAAATCAGGTCTCCGCCGGCCAAGAGGGTTGTCAGAAAACGCCCGATGGTGACTTCAGGCGAACTTGCTGGGAAGAAGGAACGAATCACCAGACCTGCGGCTAGAAGGCAAATGGCTCCTTCTCCGGAGAAAAAACGTCAGTCGCCGTCGAGGACTACGACGAACGTACAACGCCAACGAAATGTAGGACAACCCAATGATGCCCGGAGAGAAGTCACGGCTCGGAGATCGAGGTCACCGGCAGTGCGTGGTGAAGCAGGCCAACGTCGGAAAGTAAGGGACAGAAGTCCCGCTGAGAAATCCAGTGACGTGATACCTGTTAACACCGTGGAAAGTGAAGAAAAGAGTACGGTGGAAAAGGCCGACGACGGTGCTGCCTCGCCGGAGCCGCAGACAACCGAGTCGTTGGAAAACCCTCTTGTTTCCCTAGAGTGTTTCATTTTCCTATAG
- the LOC111899683 gene encoding uncharacterized protein LOC111899683: MRTPSPSVAPLSSCSTSRSTSCTLVGRGVGEDDQHWRNFDNSVSAVSFGLVATAILISMFLAMALFERFLRPPSSAAASTGARNRGDLESQMVAHGKLEFPSPKANIYAREVSVLMPGEETPTFIANPVPSVNK, from the exons ATGCGAACACCATCACCAAGTGTAGCTCCATTGAGCAGTTGTAGTACAAGCAGAAGTACCAGCTGTACACTTGTAGGTAGAGGTGTTGGTGAAGACGATCAACATTGGAGGAATTTCGATAACTCGGTCAGTGCGGTGTCGTTTGGACTTGTCGCTACTGCAATTCTCATTTCTATGTTCCTTGCCATGGCTCTGTTTGAAAGGTTTCTCCGGCCACCTTCCTCCGCCGCCGCATCCACCGGCGCCCGTAATCGTGGAGATCTAGAGTCACAAATGGTTGCCCATGGGAAACTGGAATTTCCATCTCCAAAA GCTAATATTTATGCAAGAGAAGTTTCTGTATTAATGCCCGGAGAAGAAACCCCGACTTTTATCGCGAATCCTGTCCCTTCAGTAAACAAGTAA